A genomic stretch from Megalobrama amblycephala isolate DHTTF-2021 linkage group LG22, ASM1881202v1, whole genome shotgun sequence includes:
- the cbln2b gene encoding cerebellin-2b — protein sequence MVPAACPGPFAMLALAFLLGCGIGLCLGQNDTEPIVLEGKCLVVCDSNPSSDGGVTSSLGISVRSGSAKVAFSAVRGTNHEPSEMSNTSTTIYFDQVLVNIGNHFDLKASVFTAPRRGIYSFSFHVVKVYNRQTIQVNLMQNEYPVISAFAGDQDVTREAASNGVLLMVEREDRVHLKLERGNLMGGWKYSTFSGFLVFPL from the exons ATGGTGCCAGCAGCCTGTCCCGGACCCTTTGCCATGCTGGCTCTCGCCTTTCTCCTGGGATGTGGCATAGGGCTCTGTTTGGGCCAGAATGACACGGAGCCCATCGTTCTTGAGGGAAAGTGTCTGGTGGTGTGCGACTCCAACCCCTCTTCTGACGGAGGAGTCACCTCTTCGCTTGGGATATCAGTGCGCTCCGGCAGCGCCAAAGTGGCTTTTTCGGCCGTCAGAGGGACGAACCACGAACCTTCGGAGATGAGCAACACATCCACGACCATCTATTTTGACCAG GTCTTAGTAAACATTGGCAATCACTTCGACCTTAAAGCGAGTGTGTTTACCGCCCCACGGAGAGGAATATACAGTTTCAGCTTTCATGTGGTCAAGGTCTACAACAGACAAACCATACAG GTTAACCTGATGCAGAATGAGTACCCGGTCATATCTGCTTTTGCTGGGGATCAGGATGTCACGCGGGAGGCGGCGAGTAACGGAGTTCTACTGATGGTGGAGCGCGAGGATCGAGTCCATCTCAAGTTGGAACGAGGGAATCTAATGGGCGGATGGAAATACTCCACGTTCTCTGGATTTTTAGTCTTTCCTCTATAA